GGATTGTCTAGCGCTTTATAATCAGCATCTTCCATCTCAAAATAAGTTGAGATCCATTCTTCGTTGAGTGCTTTGAATGCGGATTGGTATTTTGGTTCATATTCAACGATCTTTACATTTTTGCTTTCACGGGCTTTTTTCTGTTCTTTTACTCTTGCGAGCAAAGACTTTTGTTCAAACAGATGTTCCCACTCTGCGAGAGCTTCCCAAAGATTGTGTGTTGCTTCGCTAATCATTTCATCAATAGCATGGTCAATATCTGTACATTGAACTTTTATTTTAGCAGAAAGCTTTTTTCCTTTTTCGGTAAGTCCTGCAATATTTCTCCTTTTATCCTGTGACTTCTGGTTATCCTTTACCAATCCCGCTGTGGTCATTTCTTTGATGATTTTGGTTACAGAAGGTTGGGAATGTCCTATTTCTTCTGCAATCTCAGTTATTGTTTTTGAACCTTCTTCGGAAAGAACAAAAAATACCGGAAACCATTTTGGTGAAAAATCAACATCATATAGTTCATAGATTTTTGCTGCTTCTTCTGTAATATTTGAGGCCATAAACCGCAATCTGCTGCCTAATGCAATTTTCCCTGTTTTTTTAAATAAATCCATAAGTATAATTGATTATATAACTAGTTATGCAAATGTAGTAAATTAATAAATATTCCAATAAATATTTTGATCTAAAAATTATTAAGTAAATTAAAGTACTTACATTAAGTGTGTTATATGAGGTTGAAATAAAAACAATAAAGCTCCGAAACAGTCCGGAGCTTTATTAATATACATCATCTTATTATTATGTATTCAAGATTACCATCCTAAATAATATTCACGATCCAGCCAGTACGGCCAGTCTAATTTAAAATGGGTCTGAAGCATTTTTTCAGCTTCACAGAAAGCGCCTTCCACCCAGCCTTGCTGATCAGAATAGGCTTCCCCGATGATGTGGATTTGCTCATCTGCCAATGGCTTTCTCATATAAGGCATGACCTCTTTCACAGAGAAGCCGGCTTTCCATGCATGATATCCTGCGCCATAAGGATCATCCGTCCAGTCTCTGAAATAGGTTACATAAGGTTCCGGAATGTCAACACTGTCACCGTGTAGTTCTCTAAGCTGATTCATCAATTCATTAACCATAAATTGGGTCGCCTGAACATCATCAAGCTTGTGTAAGGCTTCCAGCGATGCTGATTTGGCTGCTTTTACTTTAAACAGAACTTTGTCATCAGAAAGTGCTTTCCAGAACGTTTCGGTTTCCATATCACCATAGCTTCCCAACAGCATAGAATTTTTAGTTTCATCATCGGTACCGAAATAATAGCACTGTCTCATAGGTAAGTCTGTAATAGAATGTCCGGAATGAATATCAAGATCTCTCCACCAAGGACGTTCAAAGCCCATCAGGATTTTAAAAGCCGGTTCCATAATGATAGAACGGATATTTTCATTCAATTTCTCTTGCTTGCTGGCATCGAAGAAGAAGTTGTTCTGATCCAGAAGCTCAAGGGATTTTCTTGGCATACCTAATACTAATGAATTAGCATATACTTTCCAGGTTGTATTGCTTTGTATATTCAGGAAAGTAAGTTCATATTTATGAGTATGGGTCAAATGATGATCTTTGGTGAAAGTAATCAGCTTATTTTCAGACCAGATGCGAGCACCTTCATGTTCCATGTAAGCGTTAGCTACCGCATAAGCAATGCTGTCATATCCTTCTTCAATGGTTTTGTAGGTGGTGTCGGCAGAAAAATCCCCTACCATATACGGAAATGCCTCAGCAGAATTCCAGTTGATGGTATTGGAATAATATCCTCCGGCATTGGCCAAAAACTCATAACCTTCCTGAGAAACCTGGTCTTTGATTAAATTCCAGAAACCGATATCATTTACCAGACGTTTGTCATAAGGGGAACCAGGGAAATTATAAATCAGTCTTGGTTTTATAGCATCCCAGTCCCGGCTGGTCAGTTTAAATGTATAATCATACCCGTTAGGGTCTGCAATGATCAGTTCTTTATAGGTTTCAGCTACCCATGAATCAGCCATTAAAACATTGTAAATAATTTTATTGAATAACTGATCAGAACTAAATCCTTCATCCTCCTCATTCAGGTAATAGCGGGTAATCAGTTTGTTGTCATGTTTCTGTTCTTCTGTCCAGGCATTCTGCTTGAAACGTTCTTTTCTGATGTACATAAGAAGTTTTTCAGGCTCTCCCATATGGAATGGAATAGGAGTCATCTTATCTTTCAGAACAGGAGTCCTTTTGTTTAAATCTTGTTCTTTCAATGGGTAACCTTCTATCAGTGTGGTTACAATTTCCTGAGAAGTCAGGTAACGCATACCTCCTAGCTCACCCCAGAAATTCATTCCCGGCATGACTACGGATTCCAGTCTTCCGCCTAATCTGTCACTCATGTCGAAAATCTGGACTTCATTACCTTTATACTTATTGTCCGTTACCAAACGGAAAGCAGTGTATAGTCCGGAAGTTCCGGCACCAATAATAGCTACTTCTACTTTCAGGTCGGGCTGCATTCCCGGATACAGCGGTGTATCTTTATTTACGTTTTCTCTGTTCATGGTTTTATAATTTTTTTAAATGCTAAGAAATATTTATATCCTAATCGGAAAGGGGTAATGTCAAAATCGGTATGTCAGTCTAATGCGAGATCAGACATGATTTTACCTAAGAAAGGCGTGAATTTTGTGGCCCATCTCATGGTTTTCTACCGTATTAATAAGCATTTCAAAGTAACAAAGAAGAGGGTATATGTTCTTAGAGTGTAAATAACCAATTGTGGTATTGAGTAGAAATACTTAATGGGCGGAAAGTTTGTTGGAGAGAGTAAGAATGGTTCTTTAAAATAACTGAATATAGAAGTGGCGGGTTGATTTTTTCATGCTCCATCTGATCAGATATTATTCGGTAGATATAATAAAATAAGCAGATGCAGAATATTTTACTGTACCTCACTTTTTACAATTGATCTAAAAAAATGAGTTTACGTGAATAAAACTTAATGCTTATAAGACGTTTTGATAAAAAATAAAATTCATTTTTGTGGGTTTAATCAAATATT
The window above is part of the Chryseobacterium sp. MA9 genome. Proteins encoded here:
- a CDS encoding helix-turn-helix domain-containing GNAT family N-acetyltransferase gives rise to the protein MDLFKKTGKIALGSRLRFMASNITEEAAKIYELYDVDFSPKWFPVFFVLSEEGSKTITEIAEEIGHSQPSVTKIIKEMTTAGLVKDNQKSQDKRRNIAGLTEKGKKLSAKIKVQCTDIDHAIDEMISEATHNLWEALAEWEHLFEQKSLLARVKEQKKARESKNVKIVEYEPKYQSAFKALNEEWISTYFEMEDADYKALDNPEEYILNKGGKILVALYNEEPLGVCALIKMNDPYYDFELAKMAVSPKAQGKNIGWLLGQAIIRKAKDSGASKIYLESNTLLKPAINLYYKLGFQKVTGRSTPYQRCNIQMELNVND
- a CDS encoding FAD-dependent oxidoreductase; protein product: MNRENVNKDTPLYPGMQPDLKVEVAIIGAGTSGLYTAFRLVTDNKYKGNEVQIFDMSDRLGGRLESVVMPGMNFWGELGGMRYLTSQEIVTTLIEGYPLKEQDLNKRTPVLKDKMTPIPFHMGEPEKLLMYIRKERFKQNAWTEEQKHDNKLITRYYLNEEDEGFSSDQLFNKIIYNVLMADSWVAETYKELIIADPNGYDYTFKLTSRDWDAIKPRLIYNFPGSPYDKRLVNDIGFWNLIKDQVSQEGYEFLANAGGYYSNTINWNSAEAFPYMVGDFSADTTYKTIEEGYDSIAYAVANAYMEHEGARIWSENKLITFTKDHHLTHTHKYELTFLNIQSNTTWKVYANSLVLGMPRKSLELLDQNNFFFDASKQEKLNENIRSIIMEPAFKILMGFERPWWRDLDIHSGHSITDLPMRQCYYFGTDDETKNSMLLGSYGDMETETFWKALSDDKVLFKVKAAKSASLEALHKLDDVQATQFMVNELMNQLRELHGDSVDIPEPYVTYFRDWTDDPYGAGYHAWKAGFSVKEVMPYMRKPLADEQIHIIGEAYSDQQGWVEGAFCEAEKMLQTHFKLDWPYWLDREYYLGW